A genomic window from Halorubrum lacusprofundi ATCC 49239 includes:
- a CDS encoding pyridoxal phosphate-dependent aminotransferase has translation MSDAYDFSERIGRVEPSATLAISNLAAEKEAEGADIVDLSVGEPDFDTPANVVEAGKDALDAGHTGYTSSNGIPQLKEAIAAKLRDDGLDADADEVIVTPGGKQALYETFQTLIDDGDEVVLLDPAWVSYEAMAKLAGADLSRVDLAPHGFQLEPALDALAETVSDDTKLLVVNSPSNPTGAVFSETALEGVRDLAVEHDIAVISDEIYEQITYDAEHVSLASLDGMADRTITINGFSKAYSMTGWRLGYLHATDEFVGQAGKLHSHSVSCAVNFVQRAGVEALENTDESVTEMRDAFRDRRDLLVDLFDEHGVDVDVGDGAFYMMIPVDEDDQAWCEAAIEEASVACVPGSAFNAPGHARISYAASEGRLREAVDRLVSNDLL, from the coding sequence CGCGGCGGAGAAAGAGGCGGAGGGCGCTGACATCGTCGACCTGTCGGTCGGCGAGCCCGACTTCGATACTCCAGCGAACGTCGTCGAGGCAGGCAAGGATGCCCTCGACGCCGGCCACACGGGGTACACCTCCTCGAACGGGATTCCCCAACTCAAAGAGGCGATCGCGGCGAAGCTCCGCGACGACGGACTCGACGCCGACGCCGACGAAGTGATCGTCACCCCCGGCGGCAAGCAGGCGCTGTACGAGACGTTCCAGACCCTGATCGACGACGGCGACGAGGTCGTCCTGCTGGATCCGGCGTGGGTCTCCTACGAGGCGATGGCAAAGCTCGCCGGCGCCGACCTCTCGCGGGTCGATCTAGCCCCGCACGGGTTCCAGCTGGAGCCCGCGCTCGATGCGCTCGCGGAGACGGTTTCTGACGACACCAAACTGCTCGTCGTCAACTCCCCGTCGAACCCGACAGGTGCCGTCTTCTCGGAGACCGCCTTGGAGGGCGTCCGCGACCTCGCGGTCGAACACGACATCGCCGTGATCTCAGACGAGATCTACGAGCAGATCACCTACGACGCAGAGCACGTCTCGCTCGCGAGCCTTGACGGAATGGCCGACCGGACGATCACGATCAACGGTTTCTCGAAGGCGTACTCGATGACCGGCTGGCGGCTCGGCTACCTCCACGCGACCGACGAGTTCGTCGGGCAGGCCGGCAAGCTCCACTCGCACTCCGTCTCGTGTGCGGTCAACTTCGTCCAACGCGCGGGCGTCGAGGCCCTCGAAAACACCGACGAGTCGGTCACGGAGATGCGCGACGCGTTCCGCGACCGCCGCGACCTCCTCGTCGACCTGTTCGACGAGCACGGCGTCGACGTCGACGTGGGCGACGGCGCCTTCTACATGATGATCCCGGTCGACGAGGACGATCAGGCGTGGTGTGAGGCCGCCATCGAGGAGGCGTCGGTCGCCTGCGTCCCCGGGAGCGCGTTCAACGCGCCGGGCCACGCCCGGATCTCGTACGCTGCCAGCGAGGGGCGGCTTCGCGAGGCGGTCGACCGACTCGTCTCGAACGACCTGCTGTAG
- a CDS encoding universal stress protein yields MYTDILYPTDGSTGSNAAAEHVRLLASMFDATVHVLCVVDTRHVGIGMSGAFLDEGTAGMSGSATDTEGGTVGERDDADERQAELREHGESVVKEASAAFGDIETTTAVMAGNPHTSILEYADDHDIDLIVMGTHGRTGVDRYLLGSVTEKVIRMSDAPVMTVRAGVED; encoded by the coding sequence ATGTACACAGACATCTTGTATCCGACTGACGGGAGTACCGGATCGAACGCGGCGGCCGAACACGTCCGGCTGCTGGCGTCGATGTTCGACGCGACCGTGCACGTGCTGTGCGTCGTCGACACACGTCACGTGGGAATCGGAATGAGCGGCGCGTTTCTCGACGAGGGGACCGCGGGCATGAGTGGATCGGCCACGGACACCGAGGGCGGCACGGTCGGGGAGCGAGACGACGCCGACGAGCGGCAGGCGGAGTTGCGAGAACACGGCGAATCGGTCGTTAAAGAAGCGAGCGCGGCGTTCGGAGATATTGAGACGACAACGGCAGTCATGGCGGGCAATCCCCACACGAGCATCCTCGAGTACGCTGACGATCACGACATCGATCTGATCGTGATGGGGACGCACGGACGGACAGGCGTCGATCGGTACCTCCTCGGTAGCGTCACCGAAAAGGTGATCCGGATGTCCGACGCGCCCGTGATGACGGTTCGCGCCGGAGTCGAGGACTGA
- the gatC gene encoding Asp-tRNA(Asn)/Glu-tRNA(Gln) amidotransferase subunit GatC gives MSDTSESADDAGEAPDGGDDAAAAVDAEKVRHVADLARVRLDDDEVEAFADQFGDILDYFEALDEVPETDREEELVNVMRPDEVKEGLTQEEALSNAEETEDGFFVGPKVS, from the coding sequence ATGAGCGATACGTCCGAGTCGGCGGATGACGCGGGGGAGGCGCCCGACGGGGGCGACGACGCCGCGGCCGCCGTCGACGCCGAGAAGGTCCGACACGTCGCGGATCTGGCCCGCGTGCGGCTCGACGACGACGAGGTCGAGGCGTTCGCCGACCAGTTCGGCGACATTCTCGACTACTTCGAGGCGCTCGACGAGGTGCCAGAGACCGACCGCGAGGAGGAACTCGTCAACGTGATGCGCCCCGACGAGGTCAAAGAGGGGCTCACGCAAGAAGAAGCACTGTCGAACGCCGAGGAGACGGAAGACGGCTTCTTCGTGGGGCCGAAGGTGTCGTGA
- the gatA gene encoding Asp-tRNA(Asn)/Glu-tRNA(Gln) amidotransferase subunit GatA yields MAADYNAFITEETIEGDDDADGPLAGATVAVKDNISTEGIRTTCGSEMLADYVPPYSATVVDRLTDAGATVVGKTNMDEFGMGTTTETSAFGPTKNPADPERVPGGSSGGSAAAVAAGEADVALGSDTGGSVRCPAAFCGVVGIKPTYGLVSRYGLVAYANSLEQIGPIAGTVEEAAAALDVIAGADPHDGTTRDLSEVEGANPDPNYAAAADGDVDGLTVGIPTELFDGADERVVETVEAAIADLEAQGAETTEISLPSVEHAVQAYYVIAMAEASSNLARFDGVRYGNRAESDGNWNESFAETREEGFGAEVKRRILLGTYALSAGYHDKYYQKAQDARAWVRQDFEDAFADVDVIASPTMPVLPFELGESLDDPLRMYLADANTTPVNLANLPAISVPAGEADGLPVGLQLVGPKFDEETVIRAASAVEDR; encoded by the coding sequence ATGGCGGCCGACTACAACGCCTTCATCACGGAGGAAACAATCGAGGGCGACGACGACGCCGACGGCCCCCTCGCTGGAGCGACGGTCGCGGTCAAGGATAACATCTCCACAGAGGGGATCCGGACGACCTGCGGCTCCGAGATGCTCGCCGACTACGTCCCGCCGTACTCCGCGACTGTCGTCGACCGGCTGACCGACGCGGGCGCGACGGTCGTCGGCAAGACGAACATGGACGAGTTCGGGATGGGAACGACCACCGAGACCTCCGCGTTCGGCCCCACGAAGAACCCTGCCGACCCGGAGCGCGTCCCCGGCGGCTCCTCGGGCGGGTCGGCGGCGGCGGTCGCCGCGGGCGAGGCCGACGTGGCCCTCGGCTCCGACACGGGCGGGTCGGTGCGCTGTCCGGCCGCGTTCTGCGGCGTCGTCGGGATCAAGCCCACCTACGGGCTCGTCTCGCGGTACGGGCTCGTCGCGTACGCAAACTCCCTCGAACAGATCGGACCGATCGCGGGCACCGTCGAGGAGGCGGCCGCCGCCCTTGACGTCATCGCTGGAGCGGACCCGCACGACGGGACCACTCGCGACTTGAGCGAGGTTGAGGGTGCGAATCCCGACCCGAACTACGCCGCGGCCGCCGACGGCGACGTCGACGGGCTCACCGTCGGGATCCCGACCGAGCTGTTCGACGGGGCCGACGAGCGCGTGGTCGAGACGGTCGAGGCCGCGATCGCGGACCTTGAGGCGCAGGGCGCCGAAACGACCGAAATCTCGCTGCCCTCGGTCGAGCACGCGGTGCAGGCGTACTACGTCATCGCGATGGCGGAGGCCTCCTCGAACCTCGCGCGCTTCGACGGCGTGCGATACGGGAACCGCGCCGAGTCGGACGGCAACTGGAACGAGTCGTTCGCGGAGACGCGCGAGGAGGGGTTCGGCGCGGAGGTCAAACGTCGGATCCTGCTGGGCACGTACGCGCTCTCGGCGGGGTACCATGACAAGTACTACCAGAAGGCGCAGGATGCTCGTGCGTGGGTCCGTCAGGACTTCGAAGACGCGTTCGCGGACGTGGACGTGATCGCGTCGCCGACGATGCCGGTGCTCCCCTTCGAGCTCGGCGAGAGCCTCGACGACCCCCTCCGGATGTACCTCGCGGACGCGAACACGACGCCGGTGAACCTCGCGAATCTCCCCGCGATTTCGGTGCCCGCCGGCGAGGCCGACGGGCTTCCCGTCGGGCTCCAACTGGTCGGCCCGAAATTCGACGAGGAGACGGTGATTCGCGCGGCGAGCGCGGTCGAGGACAGATGA
- a CDS encoding DUF5797 family protein, whose protein sequence is MSLTDEELSRLADIVRLQPTKNGELQDAWGLDSGSEVHQYLENHLKEYYYRDDDSLIRSTAEANDLVDVEPGIEADAVAKGAAPETIRVPELEARVFEVVAGPDERSQSVVAVLNAVREAFDLDPDVDEVRRALRSLERKNVVEVVYRTVPTFRLAVERDEITVEIAE, encoded by the coding sequence ATGAGTCTGACTGACGAGGAGCTGAGCCGGCTCGCCGACATCGTCCGCCTCCAGCCGACGAAGAACGGCGAGCTACAGGACGCGTGGGGACTCGACAGCGGCAGCGAGGTCCACCAGTACCTGGAAAACCACCTCAAGGAGTACTACTACCGCGACGACGACAGCCTGATCCGATCGACCGCCGAGGCGAACGACCTCGTCGACGTCGAGCCCGGGATCGAGGCCGACGCCGTCGCGAAGGGCGCCGCGCCGGAGACGATCCGCGTCCCCGAGCTGGAGGCGCGGGTGTTTGAGGTCGTGGCGGGTCCCGACGAGCGCTCGCAGTCGGTCGTGGCCGTGCTCAACGCGGTCCGCGAGGCGTTCGATCTCGACCCCGACGTCGACGAGGTGCGGCGCGCGCTCCGGAGCCTCGAACGGAAGAACGTCGTCGAGGTCGTCTACCGGACCGTGCCGACGTTCAGGCTGGCCGTCGAGCGCGACGAGATCACCGTCGAAATCGCCGAGTAG
- the coaBC gene encoding bifunctional phosphopantothenoylcysteine decarboxylase/phosphopantothenate--cysteine ligase CoaBC — MLQGVNVALGVSGSIAAVKVVELAHELRRHGASVRAVMSPAATNIVHPWAVDFATDEPVVTEITGDVEHVELCGREGWADVLLLAPATANTAGKVAAAVDDTPVTTCATTALGADLPVVMAPAMHEPMYDHPGVLEALDRLEAWGVTFADPRIEEGKAKIAAEEDIVTKVARATTPQSLSGTHVVVTAGATKERIDPIRILTNRASGKTGRAVARALYVRGATVTLVQDGSEVPYADVVAVETAAEMMEACRRTAATADALISAAAISDFTADAVDEKIRSGSPLSVDLEPTPKLIDSVREAYPDLPIVGFKAETSGDDAAMVAEAERIRDRVGLVFVVANDASVMGDDETRVLLVGDEGTEPTEAVGSKDTVAGQIADRLAVELGWSA; from the coding sequence ATGCTACAGGGGGTCAACGTCGCGCTCGGTGTCTCGGGGAGCATCGCGGCGGTGAAGGTCGTCGAACTCGCTCACGAGCTACGCCGCCATGGTGCGAGCGTGCGCGCCGTCATGTCTCCGGCGGCGACGAACATCGTCCACCCGTGGGCGGTCGACTTCGCGACCGACGAGCCCGTCGTCACCGAGATCACCGGCGACGTGGAACACGTCGAGCTGTGCGGCCGAGAGGGGTGGGCCGACGTGCTCCTGCTCGCGCCCGCGACCGCGAACACCGCCGGGAAGGTCGCGGCTGCAGTCGACGATACCCCGGTCACGACTTGCGCGACGACCGCACTCGGCGCGGATCTGCCGGTCGTGATGGCGCCGGCGATGCACGAGCCGATGTACGACCACCCGGGCGTGCTGGAGGCGCTCGATCGGCTGGAGGCGTGGGGCGTGACGTTCGCGGATCCTCGCATCGAGGAGGGAAAGGCGAAGATCGCCGCCGAAGAGGACATCGTGACGAAGGTCGCCCGCGCAACCACGCCGCAGTCGCTCTCGGGGACGCACGTCGTCGTCACCGCGGGTGCGACGAAAGAGCGGATCGACCCAATTCGGATCTTGACGAACCGGGCGTCGGGGAAGACGGGGCGGGCGGTCGCTCGGGCGCTGTACGTCCGGGGCGCGACCGTGACGCTGGTACAGGACGGTTCGGAGGTCCCCTACGCCGACGTGGTCGCGGTCGAGACCGCGGCGGAGATGATGGAGGCGTGTCGCCGGACCGCGGCCACCGCGGACGCGCTGATCTCCGCGGCGGCCATCTCCGATTTTACCGCCGACGCGGTCGACGAGAAGATCCGATCCGGATCCCCGCTCTCGGTCGATCTGGAGCCGACGCCGAAGCTGATCGACTCGGTGCGAGAGGCGTACCCGGACCTCCCGATCGTTGGGTTCAAAGCCGAGACCTCCGGCGACGACGCGGCGATGGTCGCGGAGGCGGAGCGGATCCGCGACCGAGTTGGACTCGTGTTCGTCGTCGCCAACGACGCGAGCGTGATGGGGGACGACGAGACCCGCGTCCTCCTCGTCGGCGACGAAGGGACCGAACCGACGGAGGCCGTCGGCTCGAAGGATACCGTTGCCGGGCAGATCGCAGACAGGCTGGCCGTCGAACTCGGGTGGTCGGCGTAG
- a CDS encoding monovalent cation/H+ antiporter subunit E: MADTDAGSDTADSEAAGGEAGDPVEAGDEPEHESPSAPAGGIVIPVEPTPTLRATIAHAVEAAIDEGFSTIHLVEIASWRNGDPGADDRAAAAERVLERAEAWATSDLDDVDGERPLVTVVTELIGADEYLFGPDDYVRVLAAYAEANDADRVLLDPEYTPVSNTTLLQPLEFALSNSSLTVETAPVTRPTRGERLRTEATGKRFAAMFGFSLAFYLILGDPLYWFDWVTGIATAAIVSVTLSRVSIDVEPGIPRTPMRLLRGVIYVPVLLFEIVKANIEVARVILDPRLPIEPTMNRMRVIVGSGLPLMTLANSITLTPGTLTVRARDSDLYVHSLIPSARDGLFDGSLERWTRFVYYGRASARLPTPRERDDCAILQGPDATEEMPIAAADGGADPDTGNGSPAEPDDEDREETEVTDE, encoded by the coding sequence GTGGCTGACACCGACGCCGGTAGCGACACCGCCGACAGCGAGGCCGCCGGTGGCGAAGCGGGTGACCCCGTCGAAGCGGGCGACGAACCGGAACACGAGTCACCGTCCGCACCGGCTGGAGGGATCGTCATTCCCGTCGAACCCACGCCGACCCTCCGAGCGACGATCGCGCACGCGGTCGAGGCAGCGATCGACGAGGGCTTCTCGACGATCCACCTCGTGGAGATTGCGTCGTGGCGCAACGGCGACCCCGGCGCCGACGATCGAGCGGCGGCCGCGGAGCGCGTCCTCGAACGCGCCGAGGCGTGGGCTACCTCCGACCTCGACGATGTCGACGGGGAACGACCCCTAGTGACGGTCGTGACGGAGCTCATCGGCGCCGACGAGTACCTGTTCGGACCCGACGACTACGTCCGGGTGCTCGCCGCCTACGCGGAGGCCAACGACGCCGACAGAGTGCTTCTCGATCCGGAGTACACGCCCGTCAGTAACACCACCCTACTCCAGCCGCTGGAGTTCGCGCTGTCGAACAGTTCACTGACCGTCGAGACGGCGCCAGTCACGCGGCCGACCCGAGGCGAGCGGCTCCGGACTGAGGCCACCGGAAAGCGGTTCGCCGCGATGTTCGGATTCTCGCTGGCCTTCTACTTGATTCTCGGCGATCCCCTCTACTGGTTCGACTGGGTGACCGGTATCGCGACCGCGGCGATCGTCTCGGTTACCCTCTCGCGGGTCAGTATCGACGTCGAACCCGGTATTCCGCGGACGCCGATGCGACTGCTCCGCGGCGTGATCTACGTCCCCGTCCTCCTCTTCGAGATCGTGAAGGCGAACATCGAGGTCGCCCGAGTGATACTCGACCCGCGGCTCCCGATCGAGCCGACGATGAACCGGATGCGCGTGATCGTCGGCAGCGGGCTCCCGCTGATGACGCTCGCGAACTCGATCACGCTGACGCCGGGGACGCTGACGGTTCGCGCCCGCGACAGCGACCTGTACGTCCACTCACTGATCCCGTCGGCCCGTGACGGACTCTTCGACGGCTCTCTCGAGCGCTGGACGCGATTCGTCTACTACGGGCGGGCGTCTGCGCGGCTCCCGACGCCCCGCGAGCGCGACGACTGCGCGATCTTACAAGGGCCGGACGCGACCGAGGAGATGCCGATCGCCGCCGCTGACGGCGGGGCGGATCCTGATACCGGCAACGGCTCGCCAGCCGAACCGGACGACGAGGACCGAGAGGAGACGGAGGTAACCGACGAATGA
- a CDS encoding cation:proton antiporter: MSVVDSALVAGYTLADFLLLAAAGFTVLAIGMLYRAVKGPTMQDRVLAVNVLGTNTVVILAILSAALSEPTFLDIALVYALLNFLMAIAISKFTVERGGVL; the protein is encoded by the coding sequence ATGAGCGTTGTCGACTCTGCGCTCGTCGCCGGCTACACCCTTGCGGACTTCCTGCTTCTCGCGGCCGCGGGATTCACCGTGCTCGCGATCGGGATGCTCTACCGGGCCGTGAAGGGCCCGACGATGCAAGACCGGGTGCTCGCGGTGAACGTCCTCGGGACGAACACCGTCGTCATCCTCGCCATCCTGAGCGCCGCGCTCTCGGAGCCGACGTTCCTCGACATCGCCTTAGTGTACGCGCTGTTGAACTTCCTGATGGCCATCGCCATCTCGAAGTTCACCGTCGAGCGGGGTGGTGTGCTGTGA
- the mnhG gene encoding monovalent cation/H(+) antiporter subunit G: METLETARMGLIVAFALLGLFFSFVSMTGVLRLPDVYSRAHTASQADTLGAGFGLAAVALAIGWEAAGVKSVLLLFFIFVTNPTAAHAIARAAFEEGTVPWTEGDERR; the protein is encoded by the coding sequence ATGGAGACGCTCGAAACCGCTCGCATGGGTCTCATCGTCGCCTTCGCGCTGCTCGGGCTGTTCTTCTCGTTCGTCTCGATGACGGGCGTCCTCCGGCTCCCGGACGTGTACTCGCGGGCGCACACCGCCTCGCAGGCGGACACGCTCGGCGCCGGCTTCGGGCTGGCCGCGGTCGCGCTCGCGATCGGCTGGGAGGCCGCCGGGGTCAAGAGCGTGCTCCTCCTCTTCTTCATCTTCGTGACGAATCCGACGGCGGCCCACGCGATCGCCCGTGCCGCCTTCGAGGAGGGGACCGTGCCGTGGACCGAGGGGGATGAGCGCCGATGA
- a CDS encoding DUF4040 domain-containing protein, translating to MTGVLPLTADSVAIASPVVAQVTAIEASLLAFVVFTALATALARDVLAAVIVFGAYSLGMAALYTFYRAPDVALTEAAISAGVTTVLLLLTLAKTTRIDHDAVFESVNLPAAGAAGFLFAGLLLTMGDIPAIGSPDAPIWSNPDVTQWYLTETYAQTHVENTVMAVLAAFRGFDTFGEAIVVFAGGIAALIVLHREVFA from the coding sequence ATGACGGGCGTGCTCCCTCTCACGGCCGACTCGGTCGCAATCGCCTCCCCGGTCGTCGCGCAGGTCACCGCGATCGAGGCGAGCCTGCTCGCGTTCGTCGTGTTCACGGCGCTCGCGACCGCGCTCGCCCGCGACGTGCTCGCGGCGGTCATCGTCTTCGGGGCGTACAGCCTCGGGATGGCCGCGCTGTACACGTTCTATCGCGCGCCCGACGTGGCGCTGACGGAGGCCGCGATCTCCGCCGGCGTGACGACCGTCCTCCTGCTGTTGACGCTCGCGAAGACGACCCGGATCGACCACGATGCGGTCTTCGAGTCGGTGAACCTCCCCGCCGCGGGCGCCGCCGGGTTCCTGTTCGCCGGCCTGCTGCTCACCATGGGCGATATCCCGGCGATCGGTTCGCCGGACGCGCCGATCTGGTCGAACCCGGACGTGACGCAGTGGTACCTCACGGAGACGTACGCGCAGACCCACGTCGAGAATACCGTGATGGCCGTGCTGGCGGCGTTCCGTGGATTCGACACCTTCGGCGAGGCGATCGTCGTCTTCGCCGGCGGGATCGCGGCGCTGATCGTGCTCCACCGAGAGGTGTTCGCATGA
- a CDS encoding MnhB domain-containing protein yields MSDRVDDTDMTDTATDGPSDATSDASTADQNDAEPDVPPHRAAPRSGRLDSEERQGVPYTESQVIMPTVKVVAPFAFTYGLFITFHGSGSPGGGFQGGAIMAAVVFMIAFAFGIESTRDWLANTVVVALAVGGALAFAAIGLVPVALGGAFLQYDLLPIPILDPVKYGMEAVEVVGIAPIVAGVLMGLFFLLARGFDSAEDGFGNSSFREDGPNDEGGSLEEEAADAGGDR; encoded by the coding sequence ATGAGCGACCGCGTCGACGACACCGACATGACCGACACAGCCACCGACGGCCCTTCAGACGCCACCTCAGACGCCTCGACAGCCGACCAGAACGACGCGGAGCCCGACGTCCCGCCGCACCGTGCCGCCCCCCGGTCGGGACGACTCGACTCCGAGGAGCGACAGGGGGTACCCTACACCGAGAGCCAGGTGATCATGCCGACCGTGAAGGTGGTCGCACCGTTCGCGTTCACCTACGGGCTCTTTATCACCTTCCACGGGAGCGGCTCCCCGGGCGGCGGGTTCCAGGGCGGCGCGATCATGGCCGCCGTGGTGTTTATGATCGCGTTCGCGTTCGGCATCGAGTCGACGCGCGACTGGCTCGCGAACACCGTCGTCGTCGCGCTCGCGGTCGGCGGCGCGCTCGCGTTCGCCGCCATCGGGCTCGTCCCGGTCGCGCTCGGCGGGGCGTTCCTTCAGTACGACCTCCTTCCGATCCCGATCCTCGACCCCGTCAAGTACGGGATGGAGGCCGTGGAGGTCGTCGGGATCGCTCCCATCGTGGCCGGCGTGCTCATGGGGCTGTTCTTCCTGCTCGCGAGAGGGTTCGACTCCGCCGAAGACGGGTTCGGAAACAGCTCGTTCAGGGAAGACGGGCCGAACGACGAGGGCGGTTCCCTCGAAGAGGAGGCGGCCGACGCCGGAGGTGACCGATGA
- a CDS encoding cation:proton antiporter subunit C → MTGALDTTAGVASALASGTTAVSALDVLTTRHSYVAFALLLCIGLYMMIANPHLVKKIIGLNLFQTAIFLLFITSAYVEGGAIPIIPEGAAETQTFVSPLPHVIVLTAIVVGVSLTAVGLALCIRIYDEYGTLRTDVLRELLRDEGSLPERPAVGGVDGGETDE, encoded by the coding sequence ATGACGGGTGCTCTCGACACCACGGCCGGGGTTGCCTCCGCACTCGCGTCCGGGACCACGGCCGTCTCGGCGCTCGACGTGTTGACGACGAGACACTCGTACGTCGCGTTCGCGCTGCTGCTGTGTATCGGGCTCTACATGATGATCGCCAACCCTCACCTCGTGAAGAAGATAATCGGTCTCAACCTGTTCCAGACGGCGATATTCCTGCTGTTCATCACCTCGGCGTACGTCGAGGGCGGCGCAATCCCGATCATTCCCGAGGGTGCGGCCGAGACGCAGACGTTCGTCAGCCCGCTCCCGCACGTGATCGTGCTCACCGCCATCGTCGTCGGCGTGAGCCTCACTGCGGTGGGGCTCGCGCTCTGTATCCGTATCTACGACGAGTACGGAACGCTCCGCACCGACGTGCTTCGGGAGCTACTGCGCGACGAGGGGTCGCTTCCGGAGCGGCCGGCGGTCGGCGGGGTCGACGGGGGTGAGACTGATGAGTGA
- a CDS encoding proton-conducting transporter membrane subunit — translation MSDVLLPVAIALPLVAATLPIALGLKYDDIGWSVAAVATTALAVLAAAIGIEVARDGALSHALGTYQPPIGIELVADELSVAVLALVAAVSLATLVFARVAGPRGNSFYSGYLLLVGGLTGLVLTGDLFNMFVFLEIVGISTYALIAADRSGASAYASLKYLVVGTVGASLYLLGVGYAFLATGTLNMLDMQVQIVEQASYADPLIRASYALIIAGLGLKIAVFPIHAWQPDAYQRAPDAVTTIVAALVSTASAYALIRVSYTVFTVDFLAANDAITTVMLIVAGASILAGSALAAMQSDLKRMFAYSSVAQFGMIVAAVALANETALLGGIVHLIGHGLLKFGLFLGVGLLALGYGTRELDDLASAARSAPYTTGAIAVLGLGLVGIPPSIGFLGKWYIGVGAVESSMGGGDPAGIGIAVVIFVSTLFTLSYVARVIERFYFAGVGLSDGHGEEHGDDHGDDDHDDAHSAGPNDGVAADGGHESATSDGDSPLTPVEGASRSRFVPDRVPSASLAILILAALTTIALGFAGYALFEWFDPYLTEVFA, via the coding sequence ATGAGTGACGTGCTTCTCCCGGTCGCCATCGCCCTCCCGCTCGTCGCGGCGACGCTCCCGATCGCACTCGGGCTGAAGTACGACGATATCGGCTGGTCGGTGGCAGCGGTCGCGACGACCGCCCTCGCCGTGCTCGCGGCTGCGATCGGTATCGAGGTGGCCCGCGACGGAGCGCTCTCGCACGCGCTCGGAACGTACCAGCCGCCGATCGGAATCGAGCTGGTGGCCGACGAGCTGTCGGTCGCGGTGCTCGCCTTGGTCGCTGCCGTCTCGCTGGCGACACTCGTGTTCGCGCGCGTGGCCGGCCCACGCGGCAACTCGTTTTACAGCGGGTACCTGCTCTTGGTCGGCGGGCTCACCGGGCTCGTGCTCACGGGCGACCTGTTCAACATGTTCGTCTTCTTGGAGATCGTCGGGATCTCGACGTACGCGCTCATCGCGGCCGACCGGTCCGGTGCGAGCGCGTACGCCTCGCTGAAGTACCTCGTGGTGGGAACGGTCGGCGCCTCGTTGTACCTGCTGGGCGTCGGCTACGCCTTCCTCGCGACGGGGACGCTGAACATGCTCGACATGCAGGTACAGATCGTCGAACAGGCGAGCTACGCCGACCCGCTGATCCGGGCGAGTTACGCGCTGATCATCGCGGGACTCGGGCTGAAAATTGCCGTGTTCCCGATCCACGCGTGGCAGCCGGACGCCTACCAGCGCGCACCGGACGCCGTGACGACGATCGTCGCGGCCCTCGTGTCGACCGCGAGCGCGTACGCGCTGATCCGGGTGTCGTACACCGTCTTCACGGTCGACTTCCTCGCGGCCAACGACGCGATCACGACGGTCATGCTGATCGTCGCCGGCGCGTCGATCCTCGCGGGCTCCGCGCTCGCGGCGATGCAGTCCGACCTCAAGCGGATGTTCGCGTACTCTTCTGTCGCCCAGTTCGGGATGATCGTCGCCGCGGTCGCGCTCGCGAACGAGACCGCGCTGCTCGGTGGGATCGTCCACCTCATCGGCCACGGGCTGCTGAAGTTCGGACTGTTCCTCGGGGTCGGCCTGCTGGCGCTCGGCTACGGTACCCGAGAGCTCGACGACCTCGCGAGCGCGGCCCGCTCTGCACCGTACACGACCGGAGCGATCGCCGTGCTCGGGCTTGGGCTTGTCGGGATTCCGCCCTCGATCGGCTTCCTCGGGAAGTGGTACATCGGCGTCGGTGCGGTCGAGTCGAGCATGGGTGGGGGTGACCCCGCGGGGATCGGGATCGCGGTCGTGATCTTCGTCAGCACGCTGTTCACCCTGTCGTACGTCGCGCGAGTGATCGAGCGGTTCTACTTCGCCGGCGTCGGACTCTCTGACGGTCACGGCGAGGAACACGGTGACGACCACGGCGACGACGATCACGACGACGCTCACAGCGCCGGCCCCAATGACGGCGTCGCGGCCGACGGTGGTCACGAATCGGCGACCAGCGACGGCGACAGCCCCCTCACACCCGTCGAGGGGGCGTCGCGGTCACGGTTCGTTCCGGACCGCGTGCCCTCGGCATCGCTCGCGATCCTGATCCTTGCGGCGCTGACGACAATCGCGCTCGGCTTCGCCGGCTACGCGCTGTTCGAGTGGTTCGATCCGTACCTCACGGAGGTGTTCGCATGA